CTCAATTGGTCAAGGaaccgcggacagaaaaagaaaacaaacatttctgcaattagtaggaaatacttgttaatttggtgtcatcaaacatagaggcatagaattaagtcgtggtatgagcgtttattcaatgcatgcgtgtgcactttggtagcaaagctaagcttcaacctattggaagactatttaattatgaaacgacatttaatagaacgacgtggatttatgcaacttccataaaaaacagagcacagactatataaaacactgtttggcattaagtatcaaagtcagccaaaagctattaattagtcttagttaaagatctccagatcagtgatttacgcatgatctgatccgccatttaccattcacaaaagctggtattgtgtttcctgaatccttacattcaggcattcaaattaaatgtaattaaatagcatataaatattctatcagtgtatgatgctgcttgcatgagggaaacatcccaaaacaatggcacccatataactgctgttgttttgagaagtatttctcatgcaagcatcatgcaacaatgcaaaaacaattaaactattgtaggcctaattatattttacattagtaaagcagtactctgatgtgcatgttttcacaaacttttgtgaacaatcttagcactttaaacattgactatTTTGAAGTGCATATATAGCAATATagcataaaaataataataagtgtgatatcatgataatttgatggggggtgggttcatgtaggtgtgccctatgaccccaaagtatgccttgactgggcctcaggtcaaagaagtttgagaaaggctgatgtagacgacaaagcagtaAGGAGGCATCGTacgatcatttaaacaagttttatgaccaggtcggtgaggatgggaaaaattgtacatttctgtgcaaactttgcccgcacttcagtcacagtcattaatcatttaatcattaaaaaaatacagtacacgtcttggttcaataggttacgtgcagtcattttaagatgttttaataaacattgaaccagtccggccctcggcttgtagcaaatttgtttttttggccctctaatgtatttgactttgacatccctgacCTATACATACCAACATCTACTCTGTAAATTCTCTAGGATCAAAACATGTTCATTTATATCCATATCAGATGCTTATCATCAACTTTACAGATATCAAGTGAATGGGTTTTACTAGGCTTAAAGTTGTCAGGGTTGGGCTAATGACTAGGTGACGCGTGATGGCTCCGAACATTTCttataacttcaggcacaggaTCTCTCCTCCCTTTAAGCCCAGTTTATGCATTTTAAAACctaatctgtgtttgtgtaaaccTATTCTGTGCATTTAAGGGTTTGAGATCAAGACAAGGGTGTTAAAAACGCACTATTAGTTCTGATTAACTCccgtgtgtgttgtttgtgttctgCAGGGCCTGGTCGCCGCTGGGTTTGCTGATATGAGACGACCTGCAGATAAACTAAGCGCCTCCCAATCTGCAGTGTTGACAGCCACAGGTACAGAACCATTGCAGATCCTCCTTGGGGAGAGTTTTTGTGTCCATGCAATTTTTAATGCTGATATTCAATTTGTCTTGTAAGGGAAAGGCCATAGAGGCTGGACAGTCTTGGTGTGTTCCCCTGGCACACTGCCCAGACACGGTGTCACATCTGTTGTTTTGGAAGATTTTTATGCTCTGTTACTGGAGATGAAGAGCTTTATTGATTAAGAGTACTTTGAGAAATTAAATAAATTGTGGTCAATGTGATGTTGTACAACATAACTATTTTATGCCTCATTTGATCTGTTATTGTGTCTTTTATTCTGTCTGCCTTACATCATATTTCAATTGTGTCCTAGGGCTTATTTGGTCCAGGTACTCCTTGGTCATTATACCCAAAAACTGGAACCTGTTTGCGGTTAACTTCTTTGTTGGCGGTTGCGGAAGCTCCCAGCTGTACAGAATATGGAAGTGAGTTGCCCTCTTTGTTGCCCATTTCACAGTTGTTCCCATAGCGACACCATCTTCAGATCCCATAATAGGCCCCTTTGAGCTTTCTGATTGTGTTTCCTTTGGCCATGGCTCTCTGTGTGCCCTTTTTTGAATAATCCCACCATTTTCTTTGGATCTCAGTGGGGTGTTTGTGCAAGTGCTGAAGTGTTTCAGAGTTCAGAAGGGTTCAGGGCACAGTAGGTTTTTCACTGACTGGCATTATATGaatgactggattttgtataatTTTAGATTGgtaaggaggtttaacaaagcTTCTACCTTAATTATGGGAAGTCACACATGCGTGCCTGCTATatatgattattttttatatggtATGATGGCATTGCTCTTTGAAGGGTAGAGCACACTTTGACTTCATGAAGTGTTAATATTCACTTACATCTACCGCCGTGGGGATACAGAGTGTTCCAACAGTTGTATATAAGATAAGATTAGATAAGATGCTATTTTGTTGATCACAAGGGAAACTAACTCTCACAACAGCACTGTCCTGTTAAAACAGTTTGTCAATGTAGCAACAAAGGGAGGAATTAAAGAGTTTGAAGGTAGGTAGAAACAACCCTCTGTGTGTCCCAGTTAGGGGAGGTCAATCTGCCACTGAATGTGATTCTCAGCTCAACAAGTCTTTCATTCAGGAGTGTTTTTAAGAATGCCCATCTGCATCCGCCTCTCTGCCACAAGAAGTCCGGCTGAATGCCACCTCTTATGACAAAGTTAGTTTTCCTAGCAAGCTTTTTCAGTCAGTGGGCATCCTAACCTCTCACACCATGCCTGCACTGTTATCAGTGCgcattgtgttgtgttcaaGTGGCTGGTGTAGGAACAGAAATTTGTCTAGAGATTGTTTGAGAGATGAAGTCTCAGCCAGCCAGGAGTAGAGTCAGAAATCTCAGAGAGCTTTATTCACGAATATCCAGAGACCTACGTTGTGACGCAGTCTGATGCAACCAACAAGGAAACACAATTTATACCCCCTGACAAGTCAGACAAGACATGACATCTCCATTAATGGTACGCAAaccattttacttttttttttaccatttaaCTTAGTTACCCAAGAGTTAACCATATCTATAAGGTTGTATCCCATAACGACCGACATCTATGGCATCCAGTCAAGATTGACCCCAAGACAGTAAATAAGGTCTTGGGCGCCAGCCCGCCGGAGCAGGGCCTACACAGCCTCCttcgaagacacacacacacacacacacacacacacacacacacacacacaaagcatgacacacacacacacacacagcatggttgCACAAACACCTTGAACATGGCATTCCACAGATGTTACCTCATAAGTctcttcttcactttctgcttacAGTAGCGTCTCTTTCTTCAACATGTGCACAGACCATACCAAAAGTGtaaatggttatggttatggttatggttatggatttagcagacgcctttgtccaaagcgacacataaatacaaaacaacataataatatttaaaattgaacagggaacagattaaaatgtaggtcaaatatagtaaggagaat
The sequence above is a segment of the Alosa sapidissima isolate fAloSap1 chromosome 2, fAloSap1.pri, whole genome shotgun sequence genome. Coding sequences within it:
- the mpc2b gene encoding mitochondrial pyruvate carrier 2b, which gives rise to MALLRASYHRILDRIEHMLPAKLRPLYNHPAGPKTVFFWAPMFKWGLVAAGFADMRRPADKLSASQSAVLTATGLIWSRYSLVIIPKNWNLFAVNFFVGGCGSSQLYRIWKYKQEQKAKAVEA